The Methanobacterium lacus genome includes a region encoding these proteins:
- a CDS encoding DNA topoisomerase IV subunit A, with product MTSRKEHALKRRDLAVNKLTSLGDRIIDDVAKQTVPAIRVPSRGTSNIVYDEDRRYYVLGDRYGQRSLGNVKQIKKIGQMVYMANFCKGLVQTGKTATLREMYYVSEGWDIDFGDQQESNIVGEDLEVTLGITREDLGLMPEEDGASVYGDITLKDDDVEINAMRMGKSGYTISPTIDEVELLDHNVERVIAVETMGMFHRMVQENAYKKFNTLIVGLKGQAARATRRFLKRVNEELGLPVYICNDGDPWGFHIAMVIISGSAKLAHVNHELATPNAKFLGVTASDIVNYDLPTDPLKDIDVLRLKELYKDPRYRDEFWKVEIKKMLKIGKKAEQQSFSKYGLEYVVDTYIPEKLDAL from the coding sequence ATGACGAGTAGAAAAGAACATGCCTTAAAGAGGAGAGATCTTGCAGTTAACAAACTGACTAGTCTCGGTGACAGGATCATCGATGATGTTGCTAAACAGACTGTTCCAGCAATACGTGTACCATCAAGGGGTACTTCTAACATTGTTTACGATGAAGACAGGCGTTATTATGTACTAGGAGATCGTTACGGGCAGAGATCCCTTGGAAATGTTAAGCAGATCAAAAAAATTGGTCAAATGGTTTACATGGCTAATTTCTGTAAGGGGCTTGTTCAAACAGGTAAAACTGCAACTTTAAGGGAAATGTACTATGTTTCAGAAGGTTGGGACATAGACTTTGGAGACCAGCAGGAATCAAACATTGTAGGTGAAGATTTAGAAGTTACTCTTGGGATCACTCGTGAAGATTTAGGTTTGATGCCAGAAGAGGATGGTGCCTCTGTTTATGGTGATATAACACTCAAAGACGATGATGTTGAAATCAATGCCATGAGAATGGGTAAGTCAGGTTACACCATCTCTCCAACCATTGATGAGGTTGAACTACTAGACCATAATGTGGAAAGGGTCATAGCTGTGGAAACCATGGGTATGTTCCACAGGATGGTTCAGGAGAATGCTTACAAAAAATTCAACACCCTTATTGTGGGACTCAAGGGACAAGCTGCACGTGCAACTAGAAGATTCCTTAAAAGGGTTAATGAAGAGCTTGGACTTCCTGTTTATATTTGTAACGATGGAGATCCATGGGGATTCCATATTGCCATGGTTATCATCTCTGGAAGTGCAAAACTTGCACATGTGAACCATGAACTTGCCACTCCAAACGCCAAGTTCCTCGGAGTTACAGCATCCGACATTGTCAACTACGATCTACCTACAGACCCCCTCAAGGATATAGATGTTCTAAGGCTCAAGGAACTTTACAAGGATCCGAGGTATCGTGATGAGTTCTGGAAGGTTGAAATTAAGAAAATGCTTAAAATAGGGAAAAAAGCAGAACAGCAGTCTTTCTCGAAGTACGGGCTCGAGTATGTTGTTGATACATACATCCCTGAAAAACTTGACGCACTATAA